The uncultured Paludibaculum sp. sequence TGACATTTGCTTAATCTACGAAAACAGGCGCCCGCGGCGTGCTACAGATCAGTTGCCCGAATAGCGTGGAAGCGGAATCGCTTTCCCCGAGGGCTTCCATTTTCCCGCGCGAACAGCATCAAAATAGTCGACAGCAGATGTCAGCGACGCCACACCAATGGACTCGTGGTCCTGCCCCGCCAGCTCGATATAATCGAATTGTTTGTAGCGGCGCTGCAACACAAACGCAAGGCGGCGGACCTCGGTCAAACTCGTCCGCCCGTCCTTCTCCGCCTGGAGAAACAACAACGGGATATCCGGGGTCTGGCTATAATCCAAAGCTTCCAGTGGCGTGCCGGACACGGCCAACAGACCCCTGAACAGCTTCGGCTGGCCCATCGGTACAGTCAGCACGCCGGCCGCGCCCATGCCGTGGCCCATCAGAAAGATCTGCGTCTCGTCGATCGCCGCCGCACTCCTGACATTCTCAATCACGTCCAGTACATCGCGCCGCGCTGCCTTGGCGTAGTAGCTCATCGGCCCGCGACCATAGGGCGCCGCCACGACGTAGCCCCGTTCGGCGGCCAATTTCAGGAGCAGGCTGCTCCCATCCTGCCCCCGGTATTGTTGGAAGTAGGACCCTTCGTCACCGCCGGAATCGTGCAGCGCCACCACCAGCGGCCACTTCTTCGCCGCATCGTAGCCGGGCGGCAGGAACAGACGGAAAGGTTGCAGACTCTGGTCCTGGGCCGAGCGGTAGGCCAGCCGGAAATCCCCTTTCTTTTCGGCTAGGGGATTGCGCCCCGCCAGCAATTCCTCCGCCATCCACTCCGCCGCCGGCAGATCCCGTTCCGGATTGATGGGATCGGTCTGGTACCGCGGCGCCTGCAGATCAGCTAGTACAAAGGCCAGCGGCACGGCGTTGTCGAGAAACCCCAGTCCAGGCCCGTCCATCGAGCGGCTATATAGGTTGGCTGTGAACTGCACCGTCTGTACGGCCAGGGCCTGCGCCGGCCCCTTCATCCCCACCCCGGAAGCAGCCAGTTTCCGCGCCTGTTCAGTCAGGACCCGGACCCGTTTCTGAACGTCCGCATTGAGCAACACGCGCCGTTGGGCCCACGCTCTCACCTTGCCATCTGCGTCCAACAGTTGGTAACGAGCCCTGTACTCGCCCGTGGGCAGCCCGCTGGTGCGCAGCGAAAACTCCATGGCCTCCAGAGCGAGCACCGGTTCCGGCGGCCGCTCCACCACCACTTTGCCCTGAGCATCGAGCAAGGCCACGTGTACCCGGTATGCGCTCTTCAGTGCGCGGTCCAGCGTAAATCGCGGCTCCAGACGGACATGGATTGTGACTCCGGGCGCCACAATGCGCCGGTCCACCTGGAACTGAAGCGATGCGGCCACTTCCATCCATTCGCCCAGCGTCATGCCGCGATAGACTGCCAGGACTCGTGGCAGCAGCCGCGCCGCGGCGTTCCAGTTGTCCGCCGACAAGGCCTGGTAACCGAGCCTCCGGGCCGGCTCCGCCTCCATGTGTACGGCGCCACCGGCTTGGCCCGCGGCAATCGCAGCCTGACATTCGTCCACGAACAACAGCACGCTGTCCTCGTGCGCGTCGCCGGAGTAATGGCCTTCCAGGCTTGTCCAGGTTTGCGGCTTTTCGCTGAGTTGCGCATACGATAACGACATCCAGCACAGCGCGAGCCCCAGGCGCCAATTCCTATGCATGCAATGAATTATGCCGCAGCTCCGGGCGGCGTGCGTGGCTGTGAGAAACTCAACGGTAATGAAGCCGTTAGTCTCCGCAGTTCTATGCGCACTCCTAACCGTGCCCGCGCCTGCCCAGTCCGCCGCCCCTTTGCCGCTAACCGTCGATTCGATCATGCGCGGCCCGGGCATCTATGGCTATGAGCCGCGCGCCGTACGCTGGTCCGGCGACGGCCGCCGTGTCTACTTCGAGTGGAAGGTTTGCACAGACCCACTGGACAAGGACTTCGACACCTATGTCGTCCAGCGGGACGGCTCCGGCCTGACCAGGCTCAGTGAGGACGACGCCAAACTCGCCCCGCCCGCCGCCGGCAGCGAGTCGAAGGACCACAGACTGATCGCCTACAGCGAGCAGGGAGACCTCTTCGTCTACGACCGCTCCACCGGCAAACGCCGCCAGCTCACCAAGACCTCCGATGTGGAGTCGAATCCTCAGATGACACGCGATGGCCGCAAGGTGGCCTTTGTGCGCGGCGGCAACCTGTACACCATCACGTTGTCCGATGGACTACTGGAACAGCTCACCGACATTCGCCCGGCGGGCGCCGCCCCCTCCGCACCCGCCGCGGGCCCGTCCAGGGGCGCCCGCACGGCCGCCTCCGGCGACGAACCCAAGAAGGGTACGGACAGCCAGGAGACGCTGAAGAAAGAGGAGCGCGAGTTACTCGAAGTCATCCAGCACCGCGCAAAGAAGCGGGAAGAGACCGAAGCGCGCCGCAAGAAAGAAAACCCGCGCAAGCCGATGAACCTCGGCCCACGTGAGACCGCCAGCAACATGCTGCTCGCCCCCGATGAATCCTACGTCCTGGTCACGGTCCTTGAGCGCGCCGCCGACTCCAAAACCACCGTCGTCCCTAACTTCGTCACCGAGGCCGGATACACCGAGGACATCAGTTCCCGGACGAATGTCGGCGACACGCCCAACAAGAGCCGCATGGCCATTGTGAAGGTAGCCACCGGCGAAGTGACATGGCTGGATCATGGCCAGAAGCTACCGGCCAATCCGGAGGCCAAGCCGCCAGTGAAAGAGTCCGAACGGCCCGTCACGCTGCTGGGTCCTCAATGGTCCGAAGACGGTGCGAAGCTCGCCGTGGCGGGACGTGCCGGAGACAACAAGGACCGCTGGATCTTCGCGGTTGATACGGCCACCGGCAAACTGCGGCCCATCTTCCATCTCCACGACGACGCGTGGGTGGACGGCCCCGGCAGCTTCCGCATGGGCCGGCTCCCCGGCAGCCAGACTCTCTATTTTCAGGCGGAGATCACAGGCTGGTCGCATCTCTACACGGTCAATTGGGAAGGCGGCGAACCGAAGGCGCTCACCACCGGCAAATGGGAGGTCGAGTCCGTCGTGCTATCGAGGGACGAAACCCGGTTCGGCCTCGTCACCAGCGAGGAGAGCCCACACGTCCGCAACTTCTACTGGATGCCCACGTCCGGCGGCCCGAAGACGCGCATCACGTCGCAGCCTGGCGACTATGAGGTCACGGTGTCGCCCGACGAGCAGATGCTGGCCGTGGTCCACAGCTACACCAACAAGCCGCCGGAACTGTATCTCATGGAGAACAAGCCCGGAGCCCCGATGACGCGCGTGACGACGTCCCCCGCGCCGGAATTCTCGGCCTTCCCGTGGCTCGACGTACCCATCGTGCAGGTACCCGCGCGCGACGGCACTCCGGTGCCCGCCCGGCTCTACCAGCCGAAGAACTGGAAGAAAGGCGGCCCCGCCGTCATCTTCGTGCACGGCGCCGGTTATCTGCAGAACGTCCACCGCTGGTGGTCCAACTACTCGCGCGAATACATGTTCCACCACCTGCTGATGCAGCGCGGCTACCTGGTCATCGACGTCGACTACCGCGGCTCCGCCGGCTACGGCCGCGACTGGCGCACGGCCATCTACCGCCACATGGGCGGCCAGGATCTGGACGACCAGGTGGATGCGGCCCATTTCATCGTCAAGGAATACGGCGTCGATCCCAAACGGATCGGGCTATATGGCGGGTCGTACGGCGGCTTCATCACGCTGATGGCGCTGTTCACACAACCCGACGTCTTTGCCGCCGGAGCCGCCCTGCGCCCGGTTACCGACTGGGCGCACTACAACCACGGATACACGTCGAACATCCTCAACCTGCCGCAGAAAGACCTGGAGGCCTACAAGCGCAGCTCGCCCATCTACCATGCAGCGGGCTTGAAGGGCGCCCTGTTGATCTGCCACGGCATGGTGGATACCAACGTCCACTTCCAGGACACGGTGTTGCTGGTGCAGAAGCTGATCGAACTGCGCAAGGAGAACTGGTCGGTAGCGCCGTATCCGGTGGAAGACCATGGCTTCGTGCAGCCCAGCAGTTGGGCCGACGAGTACAAGAGGATTTTGAATCTGTTCGAGACGAGTTTGAAGAAGTGAGAAAGAGCAGTCAGCGGTCAGCCATCAGCTTTCAGCTTTCAGCTTTGAGTGAGTGTAGTGACCACCGGCTGGGAGAACCAACCTCTCCGACACGCCGCAACAACCGGAACCGCGCCCCCACCATTCCCCCCAGCAACGCTGGGGGCCCGTCCCAACGACGACGGCGCTCAACCCAACCTAATTGTCCGCAAGGCCGATTCAGAGCTGAACGCTGATGGCTGACCGCTGACAGCTCTGCGTCCGTAGCGCCCCCGCGCTACGGCTTCAGCGTTACCTTCCCCACTCCGTCCTCGTACGCTTCCAGCGTCTCAAAGGCCTTCTGCGCCTGTTCCAGCGGCATGCTGTGCGTGATCATCGGCGTGAACCGTCCGGCCTGCTCTTTCAATAGCCGCAACGCCAGTTCGCTCCTGTGATTCGACCGCCGCACCGGATAGAAGTGCTGCTCCTTCCGCCGTAGATGGTGGAAGTCGATCGCCGGCATGGTCTCCGACGGCAGCCCCGTAATCACAATGCGCGCCGCCGATGCGCCCATGCGGATCGACCAGTTGATAGAACCGTCCTTGGCCGCGCAGTCGTAGACCATGTCCACGCCACGCTGGCCCGTATCGCGCAATACTTCCTGCACCGGGTCTGTCTCGCCGGGATCGATCGCCACGTCGGCGCCCAATGCCAAAGCCAGTGCCCGGCGATGCGCCACCTTCTCCACGCACCAGATGCGCCCGGCGCCCGCCACGCGCAACGCCGCAATGGTCGTCAGGCCAATCGGCCCGCCGCCGATCACCGCCGCCGTCTCGCCGATCTTCGGGTCGCCCATGCGGAACGAGTGCAGGATGATACCCAGCGGTTCGAACAGCGTAGCTTCGTCGAAGCTCAGGTTCTCCGGCAGCGGCAGCAGATTCAGGGCCGGCAGATTCGCCCGGTCGCGGAACAGGCCGGGCTCACCCGGATTGCTGAGGAAACGCACATGCTCGCACAGGTGATGGCGCCCCGACATGCAGAATTCGCAGTGGTAGCAGTAGATGGGCGGCTCAATCGCCACGCGATCGCCGGCTGACCAGCCCGTCACGCCGGCTCCCGTCTTCAGCACAGTGCCCACCGGTTCATGGCCCAGCACCATGGGATAGCGCGAGAGCACGTCCCCAATCCTGCCTTCCGAGAAGTTGTGGAGATCACTTCCGCAAATCCCCACCGACTCCACCCGGACCTGCACCTCACCGGGCAGTGGATCCTCTATCGGGTTCTCTCGAATGCTGAACTGGTGTCGGGCAATCAACTCCACAACGGCCATGGCAACTCCATTTCTACTTCCACCCGGGGGCTCTTCGTGGAGGCCTCAAGGCTTATACGATTTCAACATAATCGGACCCACGGCTCGCAGCGTGCCCGCATTCGGAACGCCCTGCAGCAGGCAACCGGAGAAGCGCTCCAGCAGCGCCGCGCAGGCGCTGGCATCGGGGCCTTCCACCAGCACCGGCCGTTCCACGCGGCGCGGGTCCAGGCCCAGCGCGTCGCCCTGCGCGATGATGACGTCGGCGTCCAGCACCAGTCGCGAGTCCGCCGTGAGTCTGGTGCGCGCCGAGATGGCAATGGGCAGGGCGAAGTCCGTGCGGCGCGCCTGGAACCGATCCCGGATGGCATCGGCGATCTGCTCCAGATGGTTGGGCACATAGCTGTCGAAGTCCCAGCCTGGGCTGGACCAGTCGGCGGCCGGGTTCAGGATCACGTGGCGGTGGTTCCGGTCGATCAGCC is a genomic window containing:
- a CDS encoding prolyl oligopeptidase family serine peptidase, giving the protein MKPLVSAVLCALLTVPAPAQSAAPLPLTVDSIMRGPGIYGYEPRAVRWSGDGRRVYFEWKVCTDPLDKDFDTYVVQRDGSGLTRLSEDDAKLAPPAAGSESKDHRLIAYSEQGDLFVYDRSTGKRRQLTKTSDVESNPQMTRDGRKVAFVRGGNLYTITLSDGLLEQLTDIRPAGAAPSAPAAGPSRGARTAASGDEPKKGTDSQETLKKEERELLEVIQHRAKKREETEARRKKENPRKPMNLGPRETASNMLLAPDESYVLVTVLERAADSKTTVVPNFVTEAGYTEDISSRTNVGDTPNKSRMAIVKVATGEVTWLDHGQKLPANPEAKPPVKESERPVTLLGPQWSEDGAKLAVAGRAGDNKDRWIFAVDTATGKLRPIFHLHDDAWVDGPGSFRMGRLPGSQTLYFQAEITGWSHLYTVNWEGGEPKALTTGKWEVESVVLSRDETRFGLVTSEESPHVRNFYWMPTSGGPKTRITSQPGDYEVTVSPDEQMLAVVHSYTNKPPELYLMENKPGAPMTRVTTSPAPEFSAFPWLDVPIVQVPARDGTPVPARLYQPKNWKKGGPAVIFVHGAGYLQNVHRWWSNYSREYMFHHLLMQRGYLVIDVDYRGSAGYGRDWRTAIYRHMGGQDLDDQVDAAHFIVKEYGVDPKRIGLYGGSYGGFITLMALFTQPDVFAAGAALRPVTDWAHYNHGYTSNILNLPQKDLEAYKRSSPIYHAAGLKGALLICHGMVDTNVHFQDTVLLVQKLIELRKENWSVAPYPVEDHGFVQPSSWADEYKRILNLFETSLKK
- a CDS encoding alcohol dehydrogenase catalytic domain-containing protein: MAVVELIARHQFSIRENPIEDPLPGEVQVRVESVGICGSDLHNFSEGRIGDVLSRYPMVLGHEPVGTVLKTGAGVTGWSAGDRVAIEPPIYCYHCEFCMSGRHHLCEHVRFLSNPGEPGLFRDRANLPALNLLPLPENLSFDEATLFEPLGIILHSFRMGDPKIGETAAVIGGGPIGLTTIAALRVAGAGRIWCVEKVAHRRALALALGADVAIDPGETDPVQEVLRDTGQRGVDMVYDCAAKDGSINWSIRMGASAARIVITGLPSETMPAIDFHHLRRKEQHFYPVRRSNHRSELALRLLKEQAGRFTPMITHSMPLEQAQKAFETLEAYEDGVGKVTLKP